The following proteins are encoded in a genomic region of Colletotrichum higginsianum IMI 349063 chromosome 9, whole genome shotgun sequence:
- a CDS encoding T-complex protein 11, with protein sequence MAGEQGAGGGIESNRRHLSTSTRASADNEPIQETEPQTGKQTQQEETKTQFQQSSQDSPRGFNPPSNTSTPPTAPMMARASSNSSTISTPSAPSDSYFGTVPEVKAPAPRISRPIEPPVTKVTLSELDVCKIMHNPKLRHDINFDPELHFRPNLDGDKGKRKQHKADLFWNTLQEQLAQFVREPAVFIAAHSQEDDWCLPSLLKAVKEIIQTLVPQRDRVYLDEGLNVDLLMQQFYRGIADLEKLALWLSKVLKSHCAPMRDEWVDQMYSQLSNGNRTNNVDELVKGMKSLLSVLEAMKLDVANHQIRCLRPILIEGTIPFERKFFEKKIHGNKLDITQANAWYRDAEQRYAGSVSPVAAHSFGDMSVFFEAISRLILPSVSEKALPNTFIFDEERFIKLRADMQDAINLEVCMRMYDDLERVGRFNAPLFASSFPQFDDEPRSRPLSMTPDFNFNTPPSRPSSLAFSSGDSATSSPRSSLIFPPQQGSDPMESLTKARDLYSSLVALLHTSPPPRRHESRWGSIAPSMALQIFRFTNAPADMLPVFESKLASHVCDINSPLFQEVEQHFHHRLLMELQKRVREYRGLTGVGLFTVATGGRAHGSGRSWSGSPDRESSVPDNNRESRDDGGIEDMATRLAHLGILHWRVFAGLAYTEDEQADTLMEMNQF encoded by the coding sequence ATGGCGGGCGAACAGGGTGCTGGTGGCGGCATAGAGAGCAACCGTCGGCATTTGTCAACATCAACCCGGGCCAGCGCCGACAACGAACCTATCCAGGAGACCGAGCCCCAGACAGGCAAGCAGACGCAGCAAGAGGAAACAAAGACTCAGTTCCAGCAATCGTCACAAGACTCCCCCAGAGGCTTCAACCCACCTTCCAATACGTCAACACCGCCTACAGCGCCCATGATGGCGAGGGCATCATCCAACAGCTCGACTATCTCAACTCCGAGCGCCCCATCAGACAGCTACTTTGGAACCGTGCCCGAGGTCAAGGCACCTGCTCCCCGGATCTCTCGCCCCATCGAGCCTCCAGTGACCAAGGTGACCTTGAGCGAGCTCGACGTGTGTAAAATAATGCACAACCCCAAGTTACGCCACGATATCAACTTTGACCCCGAACTGCACTTCCGGCCTAATCTGGATGGCGACAAGGGCAAGCGGAAACAACACAAGGCCGATCTGTTCTGGAACACTTTGCAGGAGCAGCTCGCTCAGTTTGTGAGGGAACCGGCGGTTTTCATCGCTGCACACAGCCAGGAGGACGATTGGTGTCTTCCTTCCCTGTTGAAGGCGGTTAAAGAAATAATACAGACTCTCGTGCCCCAAAGGGACAGAGTCTACCTGGACGAGGGACTCAACGTCGACTTGCTGATGCAGCAGTTCTACAGAGGCATTGCCGACTTGGAGAAGCTAGCCCTGTGGCTTTCTAAGGTGCTCAAGTCACATTGCGCTCCGATGCGCGACGAGTGGGTGGACCAGATGTACTCCCAGCTGAGCAACGGCAACAGGACCAATAACGTggacgagctcgtcaaggGCATGAAGAGCTTGCTTAGTGTGTTGGAGGCCATGAAGCTCGACGTTGCGAACCACCAGATCCGCTGTCTCCGGCCCATCCTCATCGAGGGAACCATTCCCTTCGAGCGGAAGTTCTTTGAGAAGAAGATCCACGGCAACAAGCTGGACATCACCCAGGCCAATGCTTGGTATAGGGATGCCGAGCAGCGATACGCCGGTTCTGTGTCGCCAGTTGCCGCCCACTCTTTCGGCGATATGTCTGTCTTCTTCGAGGCTATCTCCCGTTTGATCCTGCCGTCGGTCTCGGAAAAGGCACTGCCCAACACATTTATCTTCGATGAGGAGAGATTCATCAAACTCCGTGCCGACATGCAAGACGCCATCAATCTTGAAGTCTGCATGCGCATGtacgacgacctcgagagAGTTGGTCGTTTCAATGCCCCGCTCTTCGCCAGTTCCTTTCCTCAGTTCGACGATGAACCTCGCAGCCGTCCTTTATCCATGACACCCGATTTCAACTTCAACACGCCCCCTTCTCGCCCCTCGAGTCTGGCGTTTAGCTCCGGCGACTCTGCCACCTCATCTCCGCGGTCATCGCTTATTTTCCCTCCCCAGCAGGGATCTGATCCCATGGAGTCCCTGACCAAGGCCCGAGATCTCTACAGCTCCCTCGTCGCGCTCCTCCACacctcaccgccgccgcgcagGCACGAGTCCCGCTGGGGATCCATCGCCCCTTCGATGGCGCTTCAGATCTTTCGCTTCACCAACGCCCCAGCCGATATGCTGCCGGTCTTCGAATCCAAGCTTGCCTCCCACGTATGCGACATCAACAGCCCTCTATTCCAGGAGGTCGAGCAGCACTTCCACCACAGACTTCTCATGGAACTCCAGAAGCGAGTCCGAGAATACCGTGGTTTGACCGGAGTTGGTCTCTTCACTGTCGCTACCGGCGGCCGCGCTCACGGCTCCGGCCGGTCATGGAGTGGCAGTCCGGATCGTGAGAGCTCTGTCCCAGACAATAACCGGGAGTcccgcgacgacggcgggaTCGAAGACATGGCGACCCGCTTGGCCCATCTTGGCATCCTCCACTGGAGAGTATTTGCCGGCCTTGCGTACACTGAGGACGAACAGGCCGACACTCTGATGGAAATGAATCAGTTCTAA
- a CDS encoding Protein kish yields the protein MTALFNFQSLLLVILLLVCTCAYVHQLIPAIMDRNKDGHLFLAYRNEGTRSLTVRQLHWHLLEICKGGRAVKSVHQLMLRRYGGKSSPVCPHGRTANRALQASMLVN from the exons ATG ACCGCTCTTTTCAACTTTCAGtcgctcctcctcgtcatcctcctcctcgtttGCACGTGTGCATACGTCCACCAGCTCATACCCGCCATCATGGACCGGAACAAGGACGG ACACCTGTTCCTAGCGTACCGGAATGAAGGCACACGATCGCTAACTGTGCGACAGCTTCATTGGCATCTTCTGGAAATTTGCAAGGGTGGGCGAGCGGTTAAGTCCGTACATCAGCTTATGCTGCGTCGTTATGGCGGCAAGTCTTCCCCCGTCTGTCCTCACGGACGCACCGCTAACAGAGCACTACAGGCTTCCATGCTCGTCAACTGA
- a CDS encoding AAA family ATPase, with amino-acid sequence MVQISEVKGNSRENRTAAHTHIKGLGLKQDGTAEKQAAGFVGQTTAREAAGVVVDLIRAHKMAGRGVLLAGGPGTGKTAVALAISQELGTKIPFCPIVGSEIYSTEVKKTEMLMENFRRAIGLKVRETKEVYEGEVTELTPEEAENPLGGYGKTISTLLIGLKSAKGQKKLRLDPSIYEAIQKERVSVGDVVYIEANTGACKRVGRSDAYATEFDLEAEEYVPIPKGEVHKKKEIVQDVTLHDLDVANARPQGGQDIMSMMGQLMKPKMTEITDKLRGEINKVVSKYIDQGVAELVPGVLFIDEAHMLDVECFTYLNRALESPISPIVVLASNRGMATIRGTDDIVAAHGIPTDFLGRLLIIPTTPYQSDEIKRIVRIRATTEGVPITDAALDKIAEHGVRISLRYCLQLLTPASILSKANGRSQIDIQDVAECEDLFLDSRRSASLLSGESGKGYIS; translated from the exons ATGGTCCAAATCAGCGAGGTCAAGGGAAACAGTCGCGAGAACCGCACGGCTGCCCACACCCACATCAAGGGTCTCGGACTGAAGCAGGATGGAACCGCAGAGAAGCAGGCCGCTGGCTTCGTTGGTCAGACGACGGCAAGAGAG GCCGCCGGTGTTGTAGTCGACCTCATCCGAGCACACAAGATGGCAGGCCGCGGCGTCTTGCTGGCGGGAGGACCCGGCACGGGAAAGACGGCGGTCGCTCTCGCCATCAGCCAAGAGCTCGGAACAAAGATCCCCTTCTGCCCTATCGTCGGCAGCGAAATCTACTCGACAGAAGTGAAGAAGACGGAGATGCTGATGGAGAACTTCCGCCGCGCGATCGGCCTCAAGGTCCGGGAAACGAAGGAGGTGTACGAGGGCGAGGTCACGGAGCTCAcccccgaggaggccgagaaccCTCTGGGTGGGTACGGCAAGACTATCAGCACACTCTTGATCGGCCTGAAGAGCGCAAAGGGCCAGAAGAAGCTCCGGCTAGACCCAAGCATATACGAGGCCATTCAGAAGGAGAGAGTGTCGGTGGGTGACGTCGTTTACATCGAGGCGAACACGGGCGCCTGCAAGCGTGTAGGAAGATCCGACGCCTATGCGACCGagttcgacctcgaggccgaggagtACGTGCCCATCCCGAAGGGTGAGGTgcacaagaagaaggagattGTCCAGGATGTGACGCTCCATGACCTCGACGTTGCCAACGCGCGGCCCCAGGGAGGCCAGGACATCATGAGCATGATGGGCCAGCTGATGAAGCCCAAGATGACCGAGATCACGGACAAGCTGCGCGGAGAGATCAACAAGGTCGTGAGCAAGTACATTGACCAGGGCGTTGCCGAGCTCGTGCCCGGTGTGCTCTTTATCGATGAG GCACACATGCTCGATGTCGAGTGTTTCACTTACCTGAACCGGGCTCTGGAATCGCCCATTTCGCCGATTGTCGTGCTGGCGTCAAACAGAGGAATGGCGACGATTCGCGGCACGGATGACATTGTCGCGGCCCACGGCATTCCGACAGACTTTTTGGGCCGCCTGCTCATCATCCCGACCACGCCGTACCAGTCGGATGAGATCAAGCGTATTGTTCGGAtcagggcgacgacggagggTGTGCCTATCACCGATGCCGCCCTTGACAAGATCGCGGAGCACGGCGTTCGCATCAGCCTGCGGTATTGCCTACAGCTGTTGACACCCGCCAG CATTCTTTCCAAGGCAAACGGTCGCAGCCAAATCGACATCCAGGACGTGGCCGAGTGCGAGGACCTCTTCCTGGACTCGCGGCGCAGTGCCAGTCTCTTGAGCGGCGAAAGCGGCAAAGGATACATCTCTTGA
- a CDS encoding Integral membrane protein DUF6 — protein MSEQKRNSENHSPSQNLGAKTRFDDTSDNTEETYGRLSIASKMSRSHDHTKRPLTLPDPDSFRRLSASPFQNGRTSPSLAADYSSPMIRPPRETTKLARFWLANKGVVLVALSQLFGALMNLTARLLELEGEGMHPLQVLFARQSVTMACCCTYMYCMKTPDFPFGQREIRWLLIARGVTGFFGIFGMWYSMMYLPLAEATVITFLAPSVAGYVCYLALREPFTRNEQIGTVIAFFGVVLIAHPTSLFSGDLTSSAAAAAAAANAPEQHGSGNGTIASTLPGLHHQTTTAERLTAIGVAILGVFGAAGAFTTIRWIGKRAHPLISVNYFATWCTIVCTVVLTAAPLLEIGQPALRWGLPQTPRQWLFLVLLGMFGFVMQFLMTAGLGTDRSNRANAMVYTHMLFAAGFDRFIFGNVMGWMSLAGCGLIIGSALWVVLTKKTPVPKREAVADVEVANVRDTEAVPMLADMDGGRDDEFELQMVR, from the coding sequence ATGTCCGAACAGAAGCGCAACAGTGAAAATCACTCGCCCTCCCAGAACCTCGGGGCGAAGACGAGATTCGATGATACGTCGGACAACACAGAAGAAACCTATGGCAGGCTTTCAATAGCCAGCAAGATGTCCCGGTCACACGACCACACCAAAAGACCGTTGACACTTCCAGATCCGGACTCATTCCGAAGGCTCTCTGCCAGCCCGTTTCAAAATGGGAGGACCTCACCGTCTCTAGCAGCAGACTATTCGTCGCCGATGATACGACCGCCCCGGGAGACGACAAAACTGGCGCGGTTCTGGCTGGCCAACAAGGGCGTCGTGTTGGTGGCCCTCTCACAACTCTTTGGTGCCCTCATGAACTTGACCGcgcgcctcctcgagctcgaagGAGAGGGTATGCACCCGCTCCAGGTGCTTTTCGCCAGACAAAGCGTCACCatggcctgctgctgcacctACATGTACTGCATGAAGACGCCCGATTTTCCCTTCGGCCAGAGGGAGATTAGGTGGCTTCTCATCGCGAGAGGTGTAACAGGCTTCTTCGGCATCTTTGGCATGTGGTACTCGATGATGTACCTccccctcgccgaggccaccgTCATCACTTTTCTGGCCCCCAGCGTCGCCGGCTACGTCTGCTACCTAGCCCTCCGGGAGCCCTTCACCCGTAACGAGCAAATCGGCACTGTGATCGCCTTCTTCGGggtcgtcctcatcgcccaTCCGACCTCGCTCTTCTCTGGCGACTTGacgtcctccgccgccgccgccgccgccgccgccaatgCGCCGGAACAGCACGGCTCGGGCAACGGTACCATAGCATCGACATTGCCTGGGCTGCATCACCAgaccacgacggcggagcGGCTGACGGCGATCGGAGTCGCGATACTGGGCGTATTTGGCGCCGCGGGTGCCTTCACCACGATTCGATGGATCGGGAAGCGTGCGCATCCGCTCATCTCCGTCAACTACTTCGCGACTTGGTGCACCATCGTCTGCACCGTCGTCCTCACGGCCGCGCCGCTACTCGAGATCGGGCAGCCCGCACTGCGGTGGGGCCTGCCTCAGACGCCGCGGCAGTGGCTTTTCctggtgctgctgggcaTGTTTGGATTCGTCATGCAGTTTCTTATGACGGCGGGTTTGGGCACGGACCGATCGAACAGGGCGAATGCCATGGTGTACACGCATATGCTCTTTGCGGCAGGCTTCGACCGGTTTATCTTCGGGAACGTGATGGGGTGGATGAGTCTTGCCGGCTGCGGCCTCATCATAGGGAGCGCCTTGTGGGTCGTTTTGACCAAGAAGACGCCGGTGCCGAAAagggaggcggtggcggacgtcgaggtcgcgaACGTTCGAGATACCGAAGCCGTTCCAATGTTGGCGGACATGGACGGCGGGAGGGACGACGAATTTGAGCTTCAAATGGTGAGATGA
- a CDS encoding Transcription initiation factor IID, whose product MEPRARAAKNVGKMNFSHNELGQLLYAHGDVRMPLPETVRVLDEIVTEFIQGLAFEATRAANYAGRQKVKYEDFEFAFRKNDAFLGKVQEVFEKKGEIESAKKIFSKDEEVGLMKEVADQEQKKDKQPNGMVETPTAAETAAKQEEELGEADDDADAESEVAGRPAKRVRLDGEGK is encoded by the exons ATGGAGCCtcgcgcccgcgccgccaAAAATGTTGGCAAGATGAACTTCAGCCATAACGAGC TGGGACAGCTCCTCTACGCTCATGGCGACGTCCGCATGCCGCTCCCCGAGACCGTCCGCGTGCTCGACGAAATCGTGACTGAGTTCATCCAGGGCCTGGCTTTCGAGGCAACACGCGCAGCCAACTACGCGGGTCGCCAAAAGGTCAAGTACGAGGACTTTGAGTTCGCGTTCCGCAAGAACgacgccttcctcggcaaGGTCCAGGAAGTAttcgagaagaagggcgagatCGAGTCGGCCAAGAAGATATTTTCAAAGGACGAAGAGGTCGGTCTGATGAAGGAAGTGGCGGATCaggagcagaagaaggacaagcAGCCAAACGGGATGGTCGAGACCCCGACTGCGGCGGAAACGGCGGCgaagcaggaggaggagctgggcgaggcggacgatgacgccgatgccgagagCGAGGTCGCGGGACGACCGGCGAAGAGGGTGCGACTCGACGGGGAGGGGAAGTGA